One window of the Anticarsia gemmatalis isolate Benzon Research Colony breed Stoneville strain chromosome 21, ilAntGemm2 primary, whole genome shotgun sequence genome contains the following:
- the LOC142982217 gene encoding golgin subfamily A member 5-like isoform X1: MSWFADLAGKAESLLNNLDEQTGAALRNHNVSKKKIDKNELNVGPRTEMVWGPKKRPIPRNSRKSAPVSPEKIPPCQKSSPMSNQSRPHIKDGSENKTVRSRKSPTRKPSPIHNLNHCPKTLVGDVKDSDVSAEHIGLKQRRCSLPSDLELLSFEDDWMYKLQNLEVENAMLKNELNVMNREVAELLDRLRKTEDGNDVDSEEAVRTQIKLDTTELLNQRTNIEKSTLATQIDQLKMKLQDLVNSEVPTYKAQNKSLQNELDILRNRNRDLEDKCKELYEKASARDAAQIKIENDLRHAQSTISDLQSNLERSTEECRRLERDWEAYKLRVKNMLHAKDTEIKKMQVGIDFTADTKELMQQIEILKEERDDLSEAVSTVRSECDEMKIYLQQVEARHTAAERVVAALRDALKEERAARNRADVQWATVAKDLKTLQIETGQTIASLRTALRDKDHELNRLRDTSSTVRTTDTSALNVADYDVMQDSIENNKIHYLTQTLVQRQSKIDKLLADNNILRIQLEKLESKYKAEITSVRAGYSHAVVQLAEGECRQRARPAPHSLSALSLRVGVLTKRYPIMRLFIILYMICLHFWVIMVLFTSTPEDYVTRPLKS; the protein is encoded by the exons atgtcATGGTTCGCGGACCTCGCTGGGAAGGCAGAAAGCCTCCTGAACAACCTGGATGAGCAGACCGGCGCCGCATTACGAAACCATAATGTGTCgaagaaaaaaattgacaaaaatgAATTGAACGTCGGTCCACGAACTGAGATGGTTTGGGGGCCAAAAAAGCGGCCAATACCGCGTAACTCTCGAAAATCTGCTCCCGTTTCGCCTGAAAAGATTCCACCTTGTCAGAAATCTTCGCCTATGTCCAATCAGTCTCGTCCTCACATCAAAGATGGCTCAGAGAATAAAACTGTAAGGTCTAGAAAGTCTCCCACCAGGAAGCCTAGTCCAATTCACAATTTGAATCATTGTCCTAAAACTCTAGTTGGTGATGTAAAAGACAGCGATGTGTCAGCAGAACACATTGGTTTGAAACAAAGGA GATGTAGCTTGCCATCGGACCTGGAGTTACTAAGCTTTGAAGATGATTGGatgtataaattacaaaatttggAGGTAGAAAATGCTATGTTGAAGAATGAACTGAACGTAATGAACAGGGAAGTTGCCGAGTTGTTGGACAGACTGCGCAAGACTGAGGACGGTAATGATGTAGATAGTGAAG AGGCAGTGAGAACTCAGATAAAGCTGGACACAACAGAGCTGCTGAACCAAAGAACGAATATAGAAAAAAGTACCCTGGCAACACAGATAGACCAGCTCAAGATGAAACTGCAAGACCTGGTCAATTCTGAGGTGCCGACGTACAAGGCACAGAACAAAAGCTTACAGAATGAACTGGATATATTGAGGAATAGGAACAGAGATTTGGAAGACAa GTGTAAAGAACTATACGAAAAAGCAAGCGCAAGGGATGCagcacaaataaaaatagaaaacgaTTTAAGACACGCACAATCTACGATAAGTGATTTACAAAGTAATTTGGAGAGGTCCACGGAAGAATGCAGACGTTTGGAAAGAGATTGGGAGGCTTATAAATTGAGAGTGAAGAATATGCTTCATGCTAAAGACACTGAGattaaaaaaatgcaagtaGGCATTGATTTTACCGCCGATACAAAAGAGTTGATGCAGCAAATTGAAATTTTGAA GGAGGAGCGAGACGATCTTTCTGAGGCGGTGAGCACAGTCCGCAGTGAATGTGACGAGATGAAGATATACCTACAGCAGGTAGAGGCGCGCCACACGGCCGCCGAACGCGTGGTGGCCGCGCTGCGGGACGCGCTCAAGGAGGAGCGCGCCGCCAGGAACAGGGCCGATGTGCAGTGGGCTACTGTCGCTAAG GATCTAAAAACCCTCCAAATAGAAACAGGCCAGACCATAGCGAGTCTACGAACAGCACTACGAGACAAAGACCATGAACTAAACCGTCTCCGCGACACGTCCTCCACCGTCCGCACCACAGACACGAGTGCGCTCAACGTAGCCGACTATGACGTCATGCAGGACTCCATAGAGAATAACAAGATACATTACCTCACGCAGACACTCGTGCAAAGACAATCTAAAATCGATAAATTGCtggctgataataatattttgaggaTACAGTTGGAGAAATTAGAG TCTAAATACAAGGCAGAGATAACGTCGGTCCGCGCGGGCTACAGCCACGCCGTGGTGCAGCTGGCGGAGGGCGAGTGCCGGCagcgcgcgcggcccgcgccgCACTCGCTGTCCGCGCTGTCGCTGCGCGTCGGCGTCTTGACCAAGCGGTACCCCATCATGAGGCTCTTCATTATACTTTATATG ATATGTCTACACTTTTGGGTTATAATGGTACTATTCACAAGCACGCCTGAAGATTACGTCACGAGGCCTCTAAAATCATGA
- the LOC142982217 gene encoding golgin subfamily A member 5-like isoform X2 codes for MSWFADLAGKAESLLNNLDEQTGAALRNHNVSKKKIDKNELNVGPRTEMVWGPKKRPIPRNSRKSAPVSPEKIPPCQKSSPMSNQSRPHIKDGSENKTVRSRKSPTRKPSPIHNLNHCPKTLVGDVKDSDVSAEHIGLKQRRCSLPSDLELLSFEDDWMYKLQNLEVENAMLKNELNVMNREVAELLDRLRKTEDEAVRTQIKLDTTELLNQRTNIEKSTLATQIDQLKMKLQDLVNSEVPTYKAQNKSLQNELDILRNRNRDLEDKCKELYEKASARDAAQIKIENDLRHAQSTISDLQSNLERSTEECRRLERDWEAYKLRVKNMLHAKDTEIKKMQVGIDFTADTKELMQQIEILKEERDDLSEAVSTVRSECDEMKIYLQQVEARHTAAERVVAALRDALKEERAARNRADVQWATVAKDLKTLQIETGQTIASLRTALRDKDHELNRLRDTSSTVRTTDTSALNVADYDVMQDSIENNKIHYLTQTLVQRQSKIDKLLADNNILRIQLEKLESKYKAEITSVRAGYSHAVVQLAEGECRQRARPAPHSLSALSLRVGVLTKRYPIMRLFIILYMICLHFWVIMVLFTSTPEDYVTRPLKS; via the exons atgtcATGGTTCGCGGACCTCGCTGGGAAGGCAGAAAGCCTCCTGAACAACCTGGATGAGCAGACCGGCGCCGCATTACGAAACCATAATGTGTCgaagaaaaaaattgacaaaaatgAATTGAACGTCGGTCCACGAACTGAGATGGTTTGGGGGCCAAAAAAGCGGCCAATACCGCGTAACTCTCGAAAATCTGCTCCCGTTTCGCCTGAAAAGATTCCACCTTGTCAGAAATCTTCGCCTATGTCCAATCAGTCTCGTCCTCACATCAAAGATGGCTCAGAGAATAAAACTGTAAGGTCTAGAAAGTCTCCCACCAGGAAGCCTAGTCCAATTCACAATTTGAATCATTGTCCTAAAACTCTAGTTGGTGATGTAAAAGACAGCGATGTGTCAGCAGAACACATTGGTTTGAAACAAAGGA GATGTAGCTTGCCATCGGACCTGGAGTTACTAAGCTTTGAAGATGATTGGatgtataaattacaaaatttggAGGTAGAAAATGCTATGTTGAAGAATGAACTGAACGTAATGAACAGGGAAGTTGCCGAGTTGTTGGACAGACTGCGCAAGACTGAGGACG AGGCAGTGAGAACTCAGATAAAGCTGGACACAACAGAGCTGCTGAACCAAAGAACGAATATAGAAAAAAGTACCCTGGCAACACAGATAGACCAGCTCAAGATGAAACTGCAAGACCTGGTCAATTCTGAGGTGCCGACGTACAAGGCACAGAACAAAAGCTTACAGAATGAACTGGATATATTGAGGAATAGGAACAGAGATTTGGAAGACAa GTGTAAAGAACTATACGAAAAAGCAAGCGCAAGGGATGCagcacaaataaaaatagaaaacgaTTTAAGACACGCACAATCTACGATAAGTGATTTACAAAGTAATTTGGAGAGGTCCACGGAAGAATGCAGACGTTTGGAAAGAGATTGGGAGGCTTATAAATTGAGAGTGAAGAATATGCTTCATGCTAAAGACACTGAGattaaaaaaatgcaagtaGGCATTGATTTTACCGCCGATACAAAAGAGTTGATGCAGCAAATTGAAATTTTGAA GGAGGAGCGAGACGATCTTTCTGAGGCGGTGAGCACAGTCCGCAGTGAATGTGACGAGATGAAGATATACCTACAGCAGGTAGAGGCGCGCCACACGGCCGCCGAACGCGTGGTGGCCGCGCTGCGGGACGCGCTCAAGGAGGAGCGCGCCGCCAGGAACAGGGCCGATGTGCAGTGGGCTACTGTCGCTAAG GATCTAAAAACCCTCCAAATAGAAACAGGCCAGACCATAGCGAGTCTACGAACAGCACTACGAGACAAAGACCATGAACTAAACCGTCTCCGCGACACGTCCTCCACCGTCCGCACCACAGACACGAGTGCGCTCAACGTAGCCGACTATGACGTCATGCAGGACTCCATAGAGAATAACAAGATACATTACCTCACGCAGACACTCGTGCAAAGACAATCTAAAATCGATAAATTGCtggctgataataatattttgaggaTACAGTTGGAGAAATTAGAG TCTAAATACAAGGCAGAGATAACGTCGGTCCGCGCGGGCTACAGCCACGCCGTGGTGCAGCTGGCGGAGGGCGAGTGCCGGCagcgcgcgcggcccgcgccgCACTCGCTGTCCGCGCTGTCGCTGCGCGTCGGCGTCTTGACCAAGCGGTACCCCATCATGAGGCTCTTCATTATACTTTATATG ATATGTCTACACTTTTGGGTTATAATGGTACTATTCACAAGCACGCCTGAAGATTACGTCACGAGGCCTCTAAAATCATGA